One genomic region from Halobacteriovoraceae bacterium encodes:
- a CDS encoding response regulator produces MRLLYAEDDEDLRTLYSLILKSYYQDMDITYCSDGQEAINKLKVSQNYDLIISDYDMPVANGGLIYKFLIDSDLKIPYLLLTGRQIDNDPYLKNFTDDKERRNVYLTKPIKKDQLIIEIDLILNRSNSHKEPTNLNSDTYERWSEVSVDTVLKSNNVPCDVYIRINSEKFIKIIDANTMYASEIVLKYKNKGARTLFIKRENLLDFVDNISRDVLKILEVREGLDDTQNVQNANLGLSTLKENLLSCGLSKSSIDLAQECIDISLELVKKNENILNKVAKILDKEDYLSNHVHLINFVTTGIIEKLDWTTESTATKLILASILHDITLDTMDAAKVQNFSEKGFKFLNDSEQTSIKRHPIDAANIVKNFESFPPGIDSIIMQHHERPDGTGFPKGLNSKQIQPLACVFIVAEEFVNRAYRSKFEDKELLKKIIVDMKKSCFNEGNFKRPYEAISKLFKVDH; encoded by the coding sequence ATGCGTTTGTTATATGCTGAAGATGATGAGGATTTAAGAACCTTATATTCACTTATTTTAAAAAGTTATTATCAGGATATGGATATTACTTATTGCTCTGATGGGCAAGAGGCCATCAATAAACTGAAAGTTTCTCAAAACTATGATCTCATCATATCTGATTATGATATGCCTGTTGCAAATGGAGGTTTAATATACAAATTTCTGATTGATAGCGATCTTAAAATCCCTTATTTATTACTCACTGGCAGGCAAATTGATAATGACCCTTATCTAAAGAATTTTACAGATGATAAAGAAAGAAGAAATGTCTATCTCACAAAGCCAATAAAAAAAGATCAACTTATTATTGAAATAGATTTAATTTTAAATAGATCTAATTCTCACAAAGAACCTACTAATTTGAACTCTGATACATATGAAAGATGGAGTGAAGTATCTGTAGACACTGTCTTGAAATCAAATAATGTTCCATGTGATGTGTATATTAGAATTAATTCCGAAAAATTTATTAAAATAATTGATGCCAATACAATGTATGCTTCAGAAATTGTATTGAAATATAAAAATAAAGGAGCTCGAACACTTTTTATTAAAAGAGAAAATTTGTTAGATTTTGTAGATAATATTTCAAGGGATGTTTTAAAAATTCTTGAAGTTAGAGAAGGACTTGATGATACACAAAATGTACAAAATGCTAATTTGGGACTTTCGACGTTGAAAGAAAATCTATTAAGTTGTGGTCTATCTAAGAGTTCTATTGATTTAGCTCAAGAGTGCATTGATATAAGTCTTGAGTTAGTCAAAAAAAATGAAAATATTTTGAATAAAGTTGCAAAAATACTTGATAAAGAAGACTACTTATCTAATCACGTTCATTTAATTAATTTTGTTACGACGGGGATAATTGAAAAATTAGACTGGACGACAGAGTCCACTGCAACAAAACTGATATTAGCTTCCATTTTACACGATATCACCTTAGATACTATGGATGCGGCCAAAGTCCAAAATTTCAGTGAAAAAGGTTTTAAATTTCTCAACGATTCAGAACAAACGAGTATAAAGCGTCATCCTATAGATGCTGCAAACATTGTTAAAAATTTTGAATCTTTTCCGCCTGGGATTGACTCTATCATTATGCAACATCATGAACGACCAGATGGTACAGGCTTTCCAAAAGGACTCAATTCTAAGCAAATTCAGCCTTTGGCCTGTGTTTTTATTGTTGCAGAAGAGTTTGTCAATAGGGCCTATCGCTCGAAGTTTGAGGATAAGGAACTCTTAAAAAAGATTATAGTTGACATGAAAAAGAGTTGTTTCAATGAAGGCAATTTTAAAAGACCTTATGAGGCCATTTCAAAACTTTTTAAAGTAGATCATTGA
- a CDS encoding bifunctional oligoribonuclease/PAP phosphatase NrnA translates to MEYQKRFVNLIKKAKNIVISTHIFPDADGIGSQIALALALRQKGKDVICVNERPLLERYEYLDSTANILGIEKFLSSEKYHNWPIDLLIVVDTNSLGRIGDQVQQLAMRSKNLLFIDHHPCPPALAALHCIDTNMSATGELVGVLIKELNVEITKDMALPLYTSILIDTSSFRYPTVTGHTHKIIGQLLDTGIRPQLAYNKIYGAKKISHMQLLGKILNSAQSTKNGEIAWIVIKEKELESFKVDPEDTHAFVNHLLILDNIKVACMFREMGDLVKVSFRSLGTTDVGIIAQALGGGGHNHSAATLIEGQIHLIVKETISKVQIILEQLKKF, encoded by the coding sequence ATGGAATATCAAAAACGTTTTGTAAATCTGATCAAAAAGGCCAAGAATATTGTGATTTCAACACATATTTTTCCGGATGCTGATGGAATTGGTTCTCAAATCGCTCTGGCCCTAGCTTTGAGACAAAAAGGAAAAGATGTTATATGCGTCAATGAAAGACCACTCCTGGAGAGGTATGAATACCTGGACTCTACTGCTAATATTTTAGGAATTGAAAAATTTTTAAGTTCAGAAAAATATCATAACTGGCCTATAGATCTCCTAATAGTTGTTGACACAAATAGTTTAGGTAGAATTGGAGATCAAGTGCAACAATTAGCAATGCGTTCTAAAAACTTACTCTTTATAGATCACCATCCATGTCCCCCGGCCCTCGCAGCTCTTCATTGTATTGATACAAATATGTCTGCAACGGGTGAGCTTGTAGGAGTTCTCATTAAAGAACTCAATGTGGAAATTACAAAAGATATGGCGCTCCCACTTTATACATCTATATTAATAGATACAAGTAGTTTTAGGTATCCTACTGTCACAGGGCATACTCATAAAATTATTGGACAATTATTAGACACAGGAATACGTCCGCAATTGGCCTATAATAAAATTTATGGTGCAAAAAAAATTTCTCACATGCAATTGCTTGGAAAAATACTTAACTCTGCACAATCAACTAAAAATGGTGAAATTGCTTGGATAGTCATTAAAGAAAAAGAACTAGAGTCTTTTAAAGTAGACCCTGAGGATACTCACGCTTTTGTCAATCATCTACTAATATTAGACAACATCAAGGTTGCGTGTATGTTTAGAGAAATGGGGGATTTGGTGAAAGTAAGTTTTCGTTCACTGGGAACAACAGATGTTGGAATTATTGCTCAGGCCCTAGGAGGTGGCGGCCATAATCATTCTGCTGCAACCTTAATAGAAGGGCAAATACATCTGATTGTTAAGGAAACCATTTCCAAAGTCCAAATTATTCTCGAACAATTAAAAAAATTTTAG
- a CDS encoding ABC transporter ATP-binding protein, with protein MSRILVELKQISKNFGRNLVLDNISLKLKENSIHGLLGPNGAGKSTTMRVLCGLTSHDKGEVYFDGQLRNNQNEFACKIGFLSEDVPLYESMRVENFIKYLLKLRLKNIQNIKDNLEKALEKCQLIDHRKRLIGNLSKGLKQRVGLAQAIAHGPKLIILDEPTVGLDPYAIMHVRDLIQNLAKDHTILLSSHQLHEVANVCNEFTFIEKGRVVKTANMENYKNNLEQVFQEFGKQIQNRSEQTSVNL; from the coding sequence ATGAGTCGTATACTTGTAGAATTAAAACAAATTTCTAAGAACTTCGGTCGCAATTTGGTTTTAGACAATATTTCTCTAAAATTAAAGGAAAATTCTATTCATGGATTGTTAGGGCCAAATGGCGCTGGAAAATCTACAACAATGCGAGTTTTATGTGGACTCACTAGTCATGATAAAGGTGAAGTATATTTCGATGGACAATTGCGCAATAATCAAAATGAATTTGCTTGTAAAATAGGTTTTTTGAGTGAGGATGTCCCATTATATGAAAGTATGAGAGTTGAAAATTTTATCAAATACCTACTTAAATTAAGATTAAAAAATATACAAAATATTAAAGATAATCTTGAAAAGGCCCTAGAGAAATGTCAATTAATCGATCATCGTAAGAGGTTGATTGGAAATTTGTCAAAAGGTCTCAAACAAAGAGTAGGTCTAGCTCAGGCAATTGCTCATGGGCCTAAACTCATTATTTTAGATGAACCAACAGTAGGGCTAGACCCCTATGCAATTATGCACGTACGAGATTTGATCCAAAACTTGGCCAAAGACCACACTATATTATTATCGAGTCATCAGTTGCATGAAGTTGCTAATGTCTGTAATGAGTTTACTTTTATTGAAAAGGGAAGAGTTGTAAAAACTGCAAATATGGAAAATTATAAAAATAATTTAGAACAAGTCTTTCAGGAATTTGGCAAACAAATTCAAAATCGTAGCGAACAAACGAGTGTAAATTTATGA
- a CDS encoding ABC transporter permease subunit encodes MKSFFRVKTIVGKEFSEFLWSPMFFILTGVFSLIIGFLFYNYLILSKEITNLSVSYSVLRPIYGNMNLLLLFIVPLLTMNSFSEEISKKTIDLLFMSRVKDYELILGKIIATFLIVFLMISSSLIFPIILAFAGFTDWGVVLTSFLGILFCSLCYISVGVFASTLTKNNIVAAFVSIGILLSIVMLVFTANTSVNPLIQQMGLYLAPAYHFEYLSRGTLNNFGIVYFISFFLFFFSLTKFSLERRAC; translated from the coding sequence ATGAAAAGTTTTTTTAGGGTCAAAACAATTGTTGGTAAAGAATTTTCAGAATTTCTATGGTCTCCCATGTTTTTTATCTTAACTGGTGTTTTTTCCCTTATCATTGGATTTTTGTTTTACAATTATTTAATACTTTCAAAGGAAATAACAAATTTATCTGTTTCATACTCAGTACTTAGGCCCATTTATGGAAATATGAATCTTCTATTATTATTTATTGTTCCGTTGTTAACCATGAATAGTTTTTCTGAAGAAATTAGTAAAAAAACTATAGACTTGTTGTTTATGTCTAGAGTGAAAGACTATGAGCTTATATTAGGAAAAATAATTGCTACTTTTTTAATCGTATTTTTAATGATTAGTTCAAGTTTGATATTTCCAATTATCCTAGCATTTGCTGGATTCACTGATTGGGGTGTTGTCTTGACAAGTTTTCTAGGAATATTATTTTGCAGTCTGTGCTACATTAGTGTTGGCGTCTTCGCCTCAACCCTTACCAAAAATAATATTGTTGCAGCTTTTGTGAGCATTGGTATCCTTCTATCAATTGTAATGCTTGTTTTTACAGCAAATACAAGTGTAAACCCTCTCATTCAGCAGATGGGATTATATCTGGCCCCGGCCTACCACTTTGAGTATCTCTCAAGGGGAACATTAAATAATTTTGGCATAGTTTATTTTATTTCTTTTTTCCTTTTCTTTTTTAGTCTAACAAAATTTTCTCTAGAAAGAAGGGCCTGTTGA
- a CDS encoding Gldg family protein, translating to MKLFLKYTLALTVCLSYLLVIGVWVIISDELHFCLYVTGTSLFLTLIYLSIYHRDFEKIYKTVAFKKFISHIISGGLILSSLGLVNFLAFKNPIQYDFSEFTRNSLSQESINILKSFHGEITFKLFARQTEQESYKKLFEIYRFTKNDIAIEYIDVDLNPSKLQQYLITKSPSLIIEAQQRMEKVETINEYNITNAISKILNPRKQKIAIYEGKIPGNTVFSQTGPEGYDKLMPFLKNKSAVLDFVDLSVVFKQSYDLLIIIAPRNDLSEEDGLILSKFQKNGGNLLIALDPSLKKDQYPNLRKWLFDKGIKISNDFVIDLNLHVEGSNGTVPIIQKTNANHLVVEGFKGPIFFPFVSSIEKNETEGDTGRFVSLLQSSLESSWAEKSQTELLENQYVFNNDEDTQGPITMAAIWEDVKGKKGSILALGNSTFLQNKYQGHGRNIDFFLNSVSYLSYQNYAITFDRAGVTDTPLFISHYQKNLAFYFSILFLPLVMFGSGAFIYKRKQYL from the coding sequence ATGAAACTTTTTCTTAAATATACTTTAGCTCTAACTGTCTGTTTAAGTTATTTACTTGTGATTGGTGTATGGGTCATTATTTCAGATGAATTACACTTTTGTCTATATGTTACAGGAACATCACTTTTTTTAACTTTAATCTATTTAAGTATCTATCATAGAGACTTCGAGAAAATTTACAAAACTGTGGCCTTTAAGAAATTTATATCTCATATCATATCTGGCGGATTGATTTTAAGTTCTCTGGGACTTGTTAACTTTCTCGCATTTAAAAATCCTATTCAATATGACTTTTCTGAGTTTACAAGAAACTCTCTTTCTCAGGAAAGTATTAACATTTTAAAGTCTTTTCATGGAGAAATTACTTTTAAGTTGTTTGCTCGACAAACTGAGCAAGAATCTTACAAAAAATTATTTGAAATTTATCGCTTTACTAAAAATGATATTGCAATTGAGTACATTGATGTTGACTTAAATCCAAGTAAATTACAACAATATCTAATTACAAAATCTCCATCCTTGATAATTGAAGCGCAACAGAGAATGGAAAAAGTTGAAACAATAAACGAATATAATATCACAAATGCAATTTCAAAAATATTGAATCCCAGAAAACAAAAAATTGCAATTTACGAAGGAAAAATTCCTGGTAACACTGTTTTTTCTCAGACTGGCCCCGAGGGTTATGATAAATTGATGCCATTTCTTAAAAATAAAAGTGCCGTACTTGATTTTGTAGATTTAAGTGTAGTGTTTAAACAATCATATGATCTTCTGATTATAATAGCACCACGTAATGATCTCTCAGAAGAAGATGGATTAATTCTTTCGAAATTTCAAAAAAATGGAGGTAACCTCCTTATAGCATTAGATCCGAGCTTGAAAAAAGATCAGTATCCAAATTTAAGAAAATGGTTATTTGATAAAGGGATAAAAATTTCAAATGATTTTGTAATAGATCTAAACCTACATGTAGAAGGTTCAAATGGTACTGTGCCAATTATTCAAAAAACAAATGCGAACCATCTGGTTGTCGAAGGTTTTAAAGGCCCCATTTTTTTTCCATTCGTGTCTTCGATAGAAAAAAATGAAACTGAAGGTGATACAGGTCGCTTCGTTTCTCTTTTACAATCTTCTTTGGAGAGTAGTTGGGCAGAAAAAAGTCAAACTGAATTACTTGAAAATCAATATGTTTTTAATAACGATGAGGACACGCAAGGGCCAATAACCATGGCCGCAATTTGGGAAGACGTTAAAGGGAAAAAGGGTAGTATTTTAGCATTAGGCAATTCTACTTTTTTACAAAATAAATACCAGGGACACGGGCGTAATATAGATTTCTTTTTAAACAGCGTGAGCTATCTGTCTTATCAAAATTATGCTATCACATTTGATCGGGCCGGAGTAACTGACACACCTCTTTTTATAAGTCACTACCAAAAAAATCTTGCTTTTTACTTTTCAATTTTGTTTTTGCCGTTAGTAATGTTTGGCTCAGGCGCATTCATCTACAAGAGAAAGCAATATCTATGA
- a CDS encoding thymidine kinase, with translation MFSGKTEELIRRVRRAQIARQKVQIFKPIIDNRYHKTDVVSHSSQAIEAVAVNSSREILQKLYDTTRVVAIDEVQFFDDSIIKVVQKLARRGCRVICAGLDQDYKGEPFGPIPHLLAIADSVLKVQAICTVCGAPATKTFRKIRNLNASKGQILVGESESYEARCRSHYDYIDGPEEELLAFNLPLLDEDIQNMSELTMERDS, from the coding sequence ATGTTTTCAGGAAAAACAGAAGAACTCATCAGAAGAGTTAGACGCGCACAAATAGCCAGACAAAAAGTACAAATTTTTAAACCGATTATTGATAATAGATATCATAAAACAGACGTCGTCAGTCATTCCTCCCAGGCCATCGAGGCCGTGGCCGTGAATTCATCTCGTGAAATTCTTCAAAAGCTTTATGACACAACTAGAGTTGTTGCAATAGACGAAGTTCAATTCTTTGATGATTCCATTATTAAAGTTGTACAAAAATTGGCCAGAAGAGGATGTCGTGTCATTTGCGCAGGCCTCGATCAAGATTATAAAGGTGAACCATTTGGCCCTATCCCACATCTCCTGGCCATTGCAGATTCTGTATTAAAAGTTCAGGCCATTTGTACTGTGTGTGGCGCTCCCGCAACCAAAACTTTTCGGAAAATTCGAAATTTAAATGCCTCAAAAGGACAAATTCTAGTAGGTGAATCTGAATCCTATGAAGCACGTTGTCGCTCCCATTATGATTATATTGATGGGCCAGAGGAAGAATTACTTGCTTTTAACCTTCCCTTGTTAGATGAAGACATACAAAATATGTCTGAACTAACAATGGAGAGGGATTCATGA
- the hpt gene encoding hypoxanthine phosphoribosyltransferase, producing MIEKYITEDQLEVKITELALKINNDYKNEELVIICILNGSFMFCADLIRKLDLDLIMEFMSASSYGESTDSSGTLDIRLDIERDIKGKNVLIVEDIVDTGLTLNKIKELLLARDPKSLKIASLLHKPARKIHHVDIEYLGFEIEDKFVIGYGLDYANKYRELPYIGIYQNS from the coding sequence ATGATCGAAAAATATATTACTGAAGATCAACTAGAAGTAAAGATTACTGAACTGGCCTTGAAAATAAATAATGATTACAAAAACGAAGAGTTGGTTATCATTTGTATCTTGAATGGCTCGTTTATGTTTTGTGCAGATCTTATTCGAAAATTAGACCTAGATCTTATTATGGAATTTATGTCTGCAAGTTCTTATGGTGAATCAACTGACAGTTCTGGAACTTTAGATATTCGACTAGATATTGAGCGTGACATAAAAGGTAAAAATGTTTTGATCGTAGAAGATATTGTAGATACAGGCCTTACTTTAAATAAAATAAAAGAGCTTCTTCTCGCCAGAGACCCTAAAAGTCTTAAAATTGCTTCTCTTCTTCATAAGCCTGCTCGCAAAATTCACCACGTTGACATTGAATATCTTGGTTTTGAAATAGAAGACAAGTTTGTCATCGGATATGGATTAGATTACGCTAATAAATACAGAGAACTTCCATATATTGGTATTTACCAAAATAGTTAA
- a CDS encoding calcium/sodium antiporter has protein sequence MWLDIFFLIVSVVTLYWGAEFTLNSAEKIGLYFGIPPLIIGLVLIGFGTSLPEFFVSQVAMYRGSSGIAIGNIVGSNVANIYLILGISGILAPLYISGTKIRNQFFIHLALTVLLYFVVKIKDFGLTSGTVLITFFIFFLIYTYFQIRKDRHLHPRDESIVVDFKTILLLVIGLSFLYGGGELLVSSGSKIGIYLGVSEYVISVVFIAFGTSFPELVTAVMACVKKKNTDLITGNIIGSNIFNVAFVMGSLGLYEFKIDQDLRPEIYLLLLASIFFIILNLLKLRIHRVAGGIFLIFYVIIVLHWTKVISIL, from the coding sequence ATGTGGTTAGATATATTTTTTCTTATTGTGTCAGTTGTCACCTTGTATTGGGGGGCCGAATTTACGCTTAACTCTGCCGAAAAGATTGGTCTTTATTTTGGAATTCCTCCACTCATAATTGGTCTAGTTCTCATCGGTTTTGGTACTTCTTTACCTGAATTTTTTGTATCACAGGTTGCCATGTATAGAGGTTCATCTGGAATTGCCATCGGAAACATTGTTGGATCAAATGTTGCAAATATCTATTTAATTCTAGGAATTTCAGGGATCTTGGCCCCACTCTATATTTCAGGTACAAAAATTAGAAATCAGTTTTTTATTCATTTGGCCCTTACTGTTCTACTTTATTTTGTGGTGAAAATTAAAGACTTTGGATTAACATCAGGAACAGTCCTCATTACTTTTTTTATATTCTTTTTAATTTATACTTATTTTCAGATCCGTAAAGATAGACACCTCCATCCGAGGGACGAAAGCATAGTTGTAGATTTCAAAACAATACTCCTACTCGTCATTGGTCTTTCATTCCTTTATGGAGGAGGGGAGCTGCTTGTAAGTTCTGGTTCAAAAATTGGAATCTATTTAGGCGTATCAGAATATGTCATCTCTGTCGTATTTATCGCCTTTGGAACAAGTTTTCCAGAACTTGTCACTGCTGTTATGGCATGTGTTAAAAAGAAAAATACAGACCTCATCACGGGAAATATTATTGGATCAAATATTTTCAATGTTGCTTTTGTAATGGGAAGTTTAGGTTTGTACGAATTTAAAATTGATCAGGATCTTCGTCCTGAAATTTACCTACTACTTTTAGCATCCATTTTCTTTATTATATTGAATCTTTTGAAATTACGAATACATCGAGTTGCAGGTGGGATTTTCTTAATATTTTACGTGATTATAGTTTTACATTGGACTAAGGTTATATCCATACTTTAA